Proteins encoded by one window of Streptococcus sanguinis:
- a CDS encoding energy-coupling factor ABC transporter ATP-binding protein, giving the protein MGITLKNVSYTYQAGTPFEGPALFGVDLEIKSGSYTALIGHTGSGKSTILQLLNGLLVPNQGSVEVGSTVITADSVNKDIKQVRKKVGLVFQFPESQVFDETVLKDVAFGPQNFGVSKEEAEALAREKLHLVGISEDLFNRSPFELSGGQMRRVAIAGILAMEPDILVLDEPTAGLDPSGRKELMRLFEELHRAGMTIVLVTHLMDDVANFADTVYVLDKGRVVKSGQPAQVFQDLDFMESIQLGVPKITKFAHELAEKGMNFSHYPITIEEFKEILHG; this is encoded by the coding sequence ATGGGCATTACTCTCAAAAATGTAAGTTATACTTATCAAGCTGGCACTCCTTTTGAGGGACCAGCGCTTTTTGGAGTGGATTTGGAGATAAAATCGGGCAGTTATACAGCTCTTATCGGGCATACTGGCAGCGGTAAGTCAACCATTCTTCAGCTTTTAAATGGCTTGCTGGTTCCCAATCAGGGTAGTGTTGAAGTAGGCAGTACAGTCATCACAGCTGATTCTGTCAATAAAGACATTAAACAGGTGCGCAAGAAGGTCGGTCTGGTCTTTCAATTTCCAGAAAGTCAAGTTTTTGATGAAACAGTTTTGAAAGATGTGGCTTTTGGTCCTCAGAATTTTGGTGTTTCTAAGGAAGAAGCGGAAGCTTTGGCGCGTGAAAAGCTGCACTTGGTCGGGATTTCTGAGGATTTGTTCAATCGCAGTCCTTTCGAACTTTCTGGTGGCCAGATGCGTAGGGTAGCCATCGCTGGTATACTAGCCATGGAGCCCGATATCTTGGTTTTGGATGAGCCGACAGCAGGACTTGATCCATCCGGTCGAAAAGAACTGATGAGGCTCTTTGAAGAGCTGCATCGAGCTGGAATGACCATTGTTTTGGTAACTCACCTAATGGATGATGTAGCAAACTTTGCTGATACAGTCTATGTTTTAGATAAGGGCAGAGTAGTCAAGAGTGGTCAGCCTGCTCAGGTCTTTCAAGATCTTGATTTTATGGAGAGTATTCAATTGGGTGTTCCTAAGATTACAAAATTTGCTCACGAATTGGCGGAGAAAGGGATGAATTTCTCGCATTATCCTATTACAATTGAAGAATTCAAGGAGATCTTGCATGGATAA
- a CDS encoding energy-coupling factor transporter transmembrane component T family protein, translated as MDKLILGRYIPGNSIIHRLDPRSKLLAMFLFILLIFWANNLVTNLLLFVFVFSLVLLSKVPLKFFLKGIQSMVFIIAFTTLFQLFLTSGGATIFRFAFVRITELGLSQAGIIFSRFILIIFFSTLLTLTTTPLSLSDAVESLLKPLKVFKVPAHEIGLMLSMSLRFVPTLMDDTTRIMNAQRARGVDFGEGKLVQKVKSIIPILIPLFASSFKRADALAIAMEARGYNGGEGRTRFRRLAWKRNDSLAIISLFILGILLYILKN; from the coding sequence ATGGATAAGTTGATTTTAGGTCGCTATATTCCCGGAAATTCAATCATCCATCGTTTGGATCCGCGGAGCAAGTTGCTGGCGATGTTTCTTTTTATTCTATTAATTTTCTGGGCTAATAATCTTGTGACCAATCTGCTGTTGTTTGTTTTCGTTTTTAGTTTGGTCTTGCTGTCCAAGGTTCCTTTGAAGTTCTTTTTAAAGGGTATCCAGTCCATGGTTTTTATCATAGCTTTTACCACCTTGTTTCAGCTGTTTTTGACCTCGGGAGGGGCCACAATCTTTCGATTCGCTTTTGTCAGAATTACAGAACTAGGACTGTCACAGGCCGGCATTATTTTTAGCCGCTTTATTCTGATTATTTTCTTTTCTACTCTTCTGACTCTGACAACGACACCCTTAAGCTTGTCTGATGCCGTAGAGTCTTTGCTGAAACCTCTGAAGGTTTTCAAGGTGCCAGCACATGAGATTGGCCTGATGCTTTCTATGAGCCTACGTTTCGTTCCAACTTTAATGGATGATACTACTAGGATTATGAATGCTCAGAGGGCGCGTGGTGTTGACTTTGGCGAGGGAAAGCTTGTTCAAAAGGTTAAATCTATTATTCCCATTCTAATCCCTTTGTTTGCTTCTAGTTTTAAAAGGGCAGATGCTCTAGCGATTGCCATGGAAGCTCGTGGCTATAATGGAGGTGAGGGCCGGACACGTTTTCGCCGTTTGGCATGGAAAAGAAATGACAGCTTGGCTATTATTAGCTTATTTATATTAGGTATTCTACTTTATATATTGAAAAACTGA
- the sdaAA gene encoding L-serine ammonia-lyase, iron-sulfur-dependent, subunit alpha: MFYSIKELVEQADLDYQGNIAELMIATEYELTGRERDEVLRLMHRNLEVMKASVLLGLDESKSRSGLTGGDAAKLDNYIQSGKTLSDHTVLTAAKNAIAVNEHNAKMGLVCATPTAGSAGCLPAVLTSAIEKLGLSEEEQLNFLLAAGAFGLVIANNASISGAEGGCQAEVGSASAMSAAALVLAAGGSPFQASQAICFVIKNMLGLICDPVAGLVEVPCVKRNAMGASYAFIAADMALAGIESKIPVDEVIDAMYQVGSSLPTAFRETAEGGLATTPTGRRLSKEIFGE, translated from the coding sequence ATGTTTTATTCCATCAAAGAATTGGTAGAGCAAGCTGATTTAGATTACCAAGGAAATATTGCTGAATTGATGATTGCTACTGAGTATGAATTAACTGGTCGCGAAAGAGATGAAGTCCTGCGGCTAATGCATCGCAATCTGGAAGTCATGAAAGCCTCTGTCCTTCTTGGACTCGATGAGAGCAAGTCTCGCAGCGGATTGACTGGTGGAGACGCAGCTAAACTTGACAACTATATCCAGTCAGGAAAGACTTTATCAGACCATACTGTGCTGACTGCTGCAAAAAATGCTATTGCTGTCAATGAGCACAATGCTAAAATGGGCTTGGTTTGTGCTACACCAACGGCTGGCAGTGCTGGCTGTCTGCCTGCTGTCCTTACATCAGCTATCGAAAAATTAGGCCTCTCAGAAGAAGAACAGCTAAACTTTCTATTAGCTGCAGGCGCTTTTGGCCTAGTCATTGCAAATAACGCCTCAATTTCGGGTGCTGAAGGTGGCTGTCAAGCTGAGGTTGGCTCCGCTTCAGCTATGAGCGCAGCTGCTTTAGTTCTGGCTGCTGGAGGTTCACCTTTTCAAGCCAGTCAAGCTATTTGTTTTGTCATTAAAAACATGCTAGGCTTGATTTGTGATCCAGTAGCTGGTCTGGTGGAAGTGCCTTGTGTCAAGCGAAATGCTATGGGAGCCAGTTACGCATTTATTGCAGCTGATATGGCTCTTGCGGGAATCGAATCTAAAATTCCTGTTGACGAAGTCATTGACGCCATGTATCAAGTTGGGTCAAGCCTGCCTACTGCTTTCAGAGAAACAGCTGAGGGCGGTCTAGCTACAACACCTACAGGACGCAGACTTTCAAAAGAAATCTTTGGAGAATAA
- the mnmA gene encoding tRNA 2-thiouridine(34) synthase MnmA, whose product MSDNSKIRVVVGMSGGVDSSVTALLLKEQGYDVIGIFMKNWDDTDEFGVCTATEDYKDVAAVADQIGIPYYSVNFEKEYWNRVFEYFLAEYRAGRTPNPDVMCNKEIKFKAFLDYALTLGADYVATGHYAQIKRDQDGLVHMLRGKDNNKDQTYFLSQLSQEQLQKTMFPLGHLEKPEVRAIAERAGLATAKKKDSTGICFIGEKNFKEFLSQYLPAQPGRMMTLEGRDMGQHAGLMYYTIGQRGGLGIGGQHGGDNEPWFVVGKDLSQNILYVGQGFYHDNLMSTSLDASQVHFTKEMPEEFTMECTAKFRYRQPDSKVTVHVKGDKAEVIFAEPQRAITPGQAVVFYDGEECLGGGLIDNAYRDGKVCQYV is encoded by the coding sequence ATGAGTGATAACTCTAAGATTCGTGTCGTTGTTGGTATGAGCGGAGGTGTTGATTCATCAGTAACTGCCTTGCTCTTGAAAGAGCAAGGTTACGATGTGATTGGCATCTTCATGAAAAACTGGGACGACACAGACGAATTTGGTGTCTGTACAGCCACAGAAGACTACAAGGATGTAGCTGCTGTTGCAGATCAGATTGGCATTCCTTACTACTCTGTCAACTTTGAGAAAGAGTACTGGAATCGCGTTTTTGAATACTTCTTGGCGGAATACCGAGCTGGTAGGACTCCAAATCCAGATGTCATGTGTAACAAGGAAATCAAGTTTAAAGCCTTCCTTGACTATGCCTTGACACTGGGTGCAGATTACGTTGCAACGGGTCACTATGCTCAGATAAAGAGAGACCAAGATGGCTTGGTTCACATGTTGCGTGGCAAGGACAACAATAAGGATCAGACTTACTTCCTAAGCCAACTGTCACAGGAACAACTGCAAAAGACTATGTTTCCTCTGGGGCATTTAGAAAAGCCAGAAGTTCGAGCAATTGCTGAAAGAGCTGGTTTAGCTACAGCTAAGAAAAAAGACTCGACTGGTATTTGCTTCATTGGTGAGAAGAATTTTAAAGAATTTCTGAGTCAATATTTACCAGCCCAGCCTGGTCGCATGATGACCTTGGAAGGCCGAGATATGGGCCAGCATGCTGGGTTGATGTATTATACTATTGGCCAGCGGGGTGGTCTTGGAATTGGTGGTCAGCATGGTGGAGATAATGAGCCTTGGTTTGTGGTTGGAAAAGACCTCAGCCAAAATATCCTTTATGTGGGTCAAGGCTTTTACCATGACAACTTAATGTCAACCAGTCTTGACGCTAGTCAGGTTCATTTCACAAAAGAAATGCCAGAAGAATTTACTATGGAATGTACAGCTAAGTTCCGCTACCGTCAGCCTGATTCTAAGGTGACAGTACATGTCAAAGGAGACAAGGCAGAGGTCATCTTTGCGGAGCCACAGCGCGCCATTACACCAGGACAGGCAGTTGTCTTTTACGATGGCGAAGAGTGTTTAGGTGGCGGTTTAATTGACAATGCCTACCGTGATGGCAAGGTTTGTCAGTATGTCTAA
- a CDS encoding MarC family protein: MSSQFFYAFMAFFAIMNPISNLPAYMALVADDSQKISRKIAFRSLLIAFVIVTVFIFSGDFIFKVFGITIVSFRIAGGILVAVIGYHMINGNHSPSYKGMEQQAVNSDPMSIAISPLAMPLFAGPGTITTALSLANGGLQNQLITVVAFALLCVITYLLLRSAKQIAGFLGENLMKIITKMMGLLLFSIGIQMIIVSVQTLLKQ; the protein is encoded by the coding sequence ATGAGTTCTCAATTTTTTTATGCATTTATGGCATTTTTCGCTATAATGAACCCAATTTCAAATCTTCCTGCTTACATGGCTTTAGTAGCAGATGATAGTCAAAAAATTTCACGAAAAATTGCTTTTAGGAGTCTTTTGATTGCCTTTGTTATTGTAACTGTTTTTATCTTTTCAGGAGATTTCATTTTTAAAGTATTTGGAATTACAATTGTTTCTTTCAGAATTGCTGGTGGAATATTAGTGGCCGTTATCGGTTATCATATGATTAATGGTAATCATTCACCCAGCTATAAAGGAATGGAGCAGCAAGCAGTAAATTCAGATCCAATGTCTATTGCTATTTCTCCTCTTGCAATGCCACTTTTTGCGGGACCAGGTACAATTACAACTGCTTTAAGTCTGGCTAATGGAGGTTTGCAGAATCAACTGATAACCGTAGTTGCTTTTGCTCTACTATGTGTCATCACTTATCTCCTGTTAAGAAGTGCAAAACAAATTGCAGGCTTCTTGGGAGAAAATTTGATGAAAATTATAACGAAAATGATGGGACTTTTACTATTCTCGATAGGAATACAGATGATTATCGTCAGTGTGCAGACCTTGCTCAAACAGTGA
- a CDS encoding LysM peptidoglycan-binding domain-containing protein, which yields MNKKTAKWTLTGAVAAAAFLVSGIANAETYTVEAGDTLSAIANEKNTTLEKLVELNKIADPNHIRVGQILELGNSAKTSETSVAATATPVNNYAAPAATANSAATSGGLVLSNGNTAGATGSYAASRMAEMTGVPASTWEAIIARESNGQVDAYNPSGASGLFQTMPGWGSTATVDDQIQSAYSAYSAQGLSAWGY from the coding sequence ATGAACAAAAAAACAGCAAAATGGACTTTAACAGGTGCAGTCGCTGCAGCGGCTTTCTTGGTTTCAGGTATTGCGAATGCTGAGACCTATACAGTTGAAGCCGGTGATACTTTATCAGCTATTGCTAACGAAAAAAATACAACTCTTGAGAAATTAGTAGAGTTAAACAAGATTGCAGATCCAAATCACATCCGTGTTGGTCAAATCTTGGAACTTGGAAATAGTGCCAAAACGTCTGAAACAAGCGTAGCAGCAACTGCAACTCCCGTAAATAATTATGCAGCACCTGCAGCAACAGCTAATTCAGCAGCAACTTCAGGAGGCCTTGTACTTAGCAATGGTAATACCGCTGGTGCAACTGGTTCTTATGCAGCATCACGTATGGCAGAAATGACAGGTGTTCCTGCATCAACTTGGGAAGCTATTATTGCCCGTGAATCAAATGGTCAAGTAGATGCTTACAACCCTTCAGGTGCTAGTGGTCTTTTCCAAACGATGCCAGGTTGGGGATCAACAGCTACTGTTGATGATCAAATTCAATCAGCCTATAGCGCCTATAGTGCTCAAGGACTTTCAGCTTGGGGTTACTAA
- the sdaAB gene encoding L-serine ammonia-lyase, iron-sulfur-dependent subunit beta: MTSLRFQSVFDIIGPVMIGPSSSHTAGAVRIGKIVSSIFNDEPTEVEFQLFNSFAKTYRGHGTDLALVAGILGMDTDDPEIPNSLEIAYKRGIKIVWTIQKDSNAPHPNTTKITVKNDHKTISVTGVSIGGGNIQVTELNGFSVSLSMNTPTIIIVHQDVPGMIAHVTEALSRYNINIAQMNVTREKAGEKAIMIIEVDSRSCEEAIDEIRNIPHLHNVNFFK; the protein is encoded by the coding sequence ATGACTTCACTAAGATTTCAATCTGTTTTTGATATTATCGGACCTGTGATGATAGGTCCATCAAGCAGCCATACGGCAGGTGCCGTCCGTATTGGAAAAATTGTCTCCTCTATTTTTAACGATGAGCCAACAGAGGTAGAGTTCCAGCTCTTTAACTCTTTCGCCAAAACTTACCGAGGTCACGGAACTGACTTGGCTCTTGTAGCAGGGATTTTAGGTATGGATACAGATGATCCAGAGATTCCTAACAGCCTTGAAATTGCCTATAAACGCGGCATCAAGATTGTCTGGACCATTCAAAAAGATAGCAATGCTCCTCACCCAAATACGACAAAGATTACTGTCAAAAATGACCATAAAACAATCAGTGTGACTGGAGTCTCTATCGGTGGGGGCAACATTCAAGTAACAGAGTTGAATGGCTTTTCAGTATCTCTGAGCATGAATACTCCGACCATCATTATCGTCCACCAGGATGTCCCAGGCATGATTGCCCATGTCACTGAAGCTCTATCACGCTACAATATCAATATAGCTCAGATGAATGTCACTCGTGAGAAGGCTGGAGAAAAAGCGATTATGATTATTGAAGTTGACAGCCGCAGCTGTGAGGAAGCCATCGATGAAATTCGCAATATTCCTCATCTGCATAATGTGAATTTCTTTAAATAG
- a CDS encoding HAD family hydrolase — translation MNHLKYIFFDLDGTLVDSSKGIQKSFEYSFKQLGKECPEESIIKSFMGPPLEVSFASVLEESQVPEAINYYRSFYKKKGIWGVRLYEGIPELLTQLKEAGYQIYVTTSKNQPTAQDLLANLAISDQFDDIFGSLPDSFHKADVLRRALQTLDANPEETIIIGDTKFDIIGGKEVGISTLGVLWGFGSQKELLENGADLLADSPNLILKILNEHFS, via the coding sequence ATGAATCATTTGAAATATATCTTCTTTGATTTGGATGGAACTTTAGTTGACAGTTCAAAGGGCATCCAAAAATCCTTTGAATACAGCTTTAAACAACTTGGAAAAGAGTGCCCTGAAGAAAGTATTATCAAAAGTTTTATGGGGCCGCCTCTGGAAGTAAGCTTCGCCTCCGTTCTTGAAGAAAGCCAAGTCCCAGAAGCGATTAACTATTATCGTAGCTTCTATAAGAAAAAAGGCATCTGGGGCGTCCGCCTCTATGAGGGGATACCTGAATTGCTGACACAGTTAAAAGAAGCCGGCTATCAGATTTATGTAACAACGAGTAAAAATCAACCCACAGCACAAGATTTATTAGCAAATCTAGCTATCTCTGACCAATTTGATGATATTTTTGGCTCACTGCCGGATTCATTCCATAAAGCAGATGTTCTGCGTCGAGCATTGCAAACACTAGATGCAAATCCAGAAGAAACCATAATTATAGGCGATACAAAGTTTGATATAATTGGCGGTAAAGAAGTAGGAATCTCAACTCTAGGAGTCCTTTGGGGCTTTGGCAGTCAAAAAGAGTTACTAGAAAATGGAGCAGATTTACTAGCTGATTCTCCCAATCTCATTTTAAAAATATTGAATGAACACTTTTCATAA